The following is a genomic window from Bombina bombina isolate aBomBom1 chromosome 3, aBomBom1.pri, whole genome shotgun sequence.
gtagtttattaaatttattgatagtgtaggtgtatttgtaacttaggttaggatttattttacaggcaattgggtaattattttaactaggtagatattaaatagttaataactatttaatatctattatacctagttaaaataattaacaatttacctgtaaaataaatattaaccctaacatagctacaatgtaattattaattatattgtagctatcttagggtttattttataggtaagtatttagatttaaataggaatattttagtttataaatgaattagattaatttaatataaatttagttaggggtgttagggttagatagagttaatatagttaatataaatactatagtaactatattaactatattaaccctaatataattagggttaatatagttaatatatataatgtaatacctatattaactataatatacttagggttaatatagataatatagctagggggtaggtagattaaataagggattaatcattttaatagagatggcggcggtgtaagtggcttacattaggggttaataatattaatatagctggcggcggtatagggggattagattaggggttaataatttttatataggtggcggcggtgtaaggggtcagattaggggatagataaggtagatggcggcggttttaggggctcacagtagggggttagtttatgtagatggcggcggggtccgggagcggcggtttaggggttaataactttattagggatttcggggggggggggatcgcggttgacaggtagatagacattgcgcatgcgttaggtgttaggtttattttagaagatcgcggttgacagggagatagacattgcgcatgcgttaggtgttaggtttattttagaagatcgcggttgacagggagatagacattgcgcatgcgttaggtgttaggtttattttagcagccagtttaggaagttacggggctccaatagtcagcgtaaggcttcttacggctgctttttgtggcgaggtgaaaatggagtaagttttctccattttcgccacgtaagtccttacgctgcatattggataccaaactgcgcgggtttggtatacctgcctatggcccaaaaaactacgggcgacggcagaaatatacgggcgtaacttctaggttacgccgtatatgtgataacaaacccgcgcaaatattggcgtcgccggattttgcgggcgacgatttatatcggatcgaccccatgattgaaataagaaacataaaaaattaaattgattatgagtacatatgtaagttgattggaattgaatgatttatctggttcattaatgttttattgtgaacacactcttcctttttttttttaaagtgacataaattccattattttgctaaaacatatatatttaaaagcaaatctaatatatttatattctttatatttcttaatattcttagtatcctttgattatagttttatttaggtaagatcaggagcagcatagaacctatgttggagctgtttattgttgccaacatacagtatatatcctgtctgtcattggttcacccatgtactcatttttattaaccaggagtgcatagctgctctttaaataattataccaagagaacaaagtaatatttggaatataattaaaatgatattttagataattatgttatacataaatcataagatgaatgcatcgattagtacatagctggaaataaagaaacattcaccatgactatatttgagtaaagtatacatttatttagggaaaatgtggtaaatatagggatgaggagagagggaggggagtggtattccatttctgagaatcttcaatctgtaaaacattaaaagaaacaaatgtgtattattaaaaaacataatcataaataactaaaaggtctcattacaatactataaaaatacctgaaaagaaatcttgaatagttgcagatctctccaaatgggcattgaggggttggggatgattaattacatcaggctcaaagatttcacctgggggctgtggtgttggaagtaagtcgttcaacatcccatgctcctgtgccatgttgtgtagacagcaacatgccactatgattttaatagctttttccggactgaattggagatccccccctgatttgtccaggcagcgaaagcgcatttttagaacaccaaacagtcgttctattatagcacgtgttcggatatgtgcttcattatatctgtattaaaaaaacaagaaatatgattataatatataatgtgaagacaaatcaaatactaatgagctaactacattcctggtttgatcttataaatctttaaacctttttatatatatataaatatatttatattcaagcagagagatttataaatgcttcactgataatagatgatttgtattttgactgtccctttaaaggcactcagtacaacattgttatgtctgtgatagtgatatatacacacacacacgagataatcaagcaacaaatgtatgtgcacaaacagagatatatagcttaataaaggggcaggagccccgaaacgttgctcaataaaggtgctgttgctccacatagagtgctacctgtgtgttctatttcattacatttactgggactttggaaaaggaggtcctccaggtttgcacctacattcacccaagagtgatttaaagggacattcctatgaagtgtgtactggtcctacttttctacagattatagtgagcattttgcaaggcacaatcaatatttctgacacacaagagcagaaaataaatatatattttaccttaattcagcaggcccaacaacctggttctctttcaatggtgtccaaatccattttttaagaggatatgcagaatctgctaaaatatgaatgcatagatatacagtatatatatatatagatatagatagatagataaacacacatctttccataaagcaatgtatgacataaaataatgttatgcatatgtcttactatgacatagttaatatatatcttttaaatgattaacaatttatttatttaatcaatttcacccccttagacacatacataaaggattataaagcaatgaaaaaataaaatgtcaaaatattgaacacatgaaggcatcataatatatacataaacacttaccgaggagatgtccttcaggcatttgatttgtctcaaacaatctccacacaccagaattcctgaggatgtaggcatcatggctacttcctgggaaccctgccacgacatttaatatgcgcatgtttgcatcacatataatctgcacatttaaggagtggaagtgtttcctatttctaaatattatctccctgcgcacagggggtcttagggcaatatgagtgcagtcaatggccccaaggacattgggtatgccacctaaaagaaaaaagtccctcttaacatcacgccaacctctgggtgatgtggggaaaaaaataaattttctgcaattatcataaagtccatcaataacttttgaaagatgcttagaaagagtggacttatgcaccccagttacaatgccccctgtcacctgaaaggatccagaagccaaaaaatgaagtgcccctagtagtttggtcattccagggacagccctgcttgaatagccctggctttccagcctatcttgcaacagggcatataactgatatattttctccctgttgagcctgaaactttcaaacacctgctgctcattcagggtttctatatccagcctcactctggggatgtcaggcctacgctgtctaacttcagcattgtcagcttctctctcaccctgcataatgaaatatctgttctgaggttaggctaggtgtggtgtttttttttatagctgtgtgttgcttgttaacatatgtgaaactggtgattgGGGGAATAACATGGGGGGGAGGGcttatcttcatctcatctaatccttaatttaatgaacagtttgaaagtatatacttactcatgacttttgatatgaactataatttcaacatatatgtagttacatatcggaaattcaaagacactgaatgtaattattatatttttcaatttaaatatatcagcctttatcataacagttaaaagtaattattaaaattatatgatttatataggtcaaatatatatatacaattatcatacatatatacatgtaggagaagattattattagataaaattatatttctatatgtattgagattatatatagcatccctgggcaaaggtttcattttgaattggtagatattttatttatttataaaatattttaccaggaaggatacattgagatttctctcgttttcaagtacgtcctgggtacacaaaacattgcattgacacaataggtacaataaaataaaaaacaataataatacacgatatatgcacaaaaatttaacatagaaccggtaggaaatatataatcaacaatgacaggtgcattctgttttgagatatgtagagagggatctcttaaaggatattaggcatggggaaggtttaaaagtgtgcgggaggtcgttccataattgtggtgcttgcatatatttttatatgcacatacatattgaaatttctatgacaacatgggtgcaaatattcctatacataggaccaataaatgtagcatatataatgttatttgtacattgaaacactcataatttttttgtgatttgcaatttcaatgagaaacaggcctcaaaaagctcttttttcctcctttacacctagttgagctgggggtaatatttctcaatgtatcgacagcctccgacagtgtattaacggttagcgctttcaatggaaacctggtataatttatcgattaacggcttctattactttctatgggacgcgaaaatcttttcggcagccgaagtctggcagccgatattgaggtataacgtgccattggaaacagtcgttaaacgctattgctttcgacagcatatttaacggtttgcgagtgcacgcaaactgaattacgactcaatggaagcgaggcctatgttgGTGTCAAGTTCTGATGGTTTCTAACAAGCCCTAGGACCGAAGATCTGCCTTGACTCCTTGTGAAGTCtttgaaacacacacacaatatattgaTCATCATAATACTAAAGTAAGAAGGATACATCAGtagataaagggatataaaactactattgttgtaataaaaaagcactaactaGTGGGTTTACGTAATAGGAATGATTGCAATATGTATAATTAATCTTTTTAAAggagtttaccttttattttattttttttgtttaatttgttcagGGTCTGGGGTCTCTACAAGAAGGCATATATGACtttatgtcataaatcttctagattaGAACTTGAACTGTTTTTTTCTAGCATTTACTGAACAGTAACAATAAGGAAATATTTTGCCAATGCTTAGAAGAGGACAGAAGGCAACTTAAGTTCTCAGCATGTCCACTCCCTTATGCCACTATAGGTAGTGCCTACACTGAGAATTTCATATtacaagaaaacaagttgtttgctgtttttttttctcaacacaatctgtttatttttatgtttactttaatttccccatttttgtttttttactaaaggagtactgttttttttatatccctttaaagtaacaaaGACTTATTATAaaataactagtactaaagcccgttcacacgggccatttcttgcagtactgtggtccaaccccttgctctctctctcccccctctcttttgctctctctctccccttctcttttgc
Proteins encoded in this region:
- the LOC128651628 gene encoding putative nuclease HARBI1; translation: MTKLLGALHFLASGSFQVTGGIVTGVHKSTLSKHLSKVIDGLYDNCRKFIFFPTSPRGWRDVKRDFFLLGGIPNVLGAIDCTHIALRPPVRREIIFRNRKHFHSLNVQIICDANMRILNVVAGFPGSSHDAYILRNSGVWRLFETNQMPEGHLLADSAYPLKKWIWTPLKENQVVGPAELRYNEAHIRTRAIIERLFGVLKMRFRCLDKSGGDLQFSPEKAIKIIVACCCLHNMAQEHGMLNDLLPTPQPPGEIFEPDVINHPQPLNAHLERSATIQDFFSD